The Triticum aestivum cultivar Chinese Spring chromosome 3A, IWGSC CS RefSeq v2.1, whole genome shotgun sequence genome includes a region encoding these proteins:
- the LOC123063218 gene encoding uncharacterized protein isoform X2, giving the protein MDRQASARIDLECMLLDETKEPRALPLPLLEDITKSFSADHEIGRGGFAVVYQGILDNGMVAVKKLSNTYLYENKFQTEIQCLMKVKHRNVVRFLGYCCDTQGQVATHEGNFVMADIQERLLCFEFLPKGDLSNYISDASSGLEWRDRYKIIKGICQGLDYLHRNDIVHLDLKPANILMDAKMVPKIGDFGLSRCFQEEQTRTIATTFAGSLGYLAPEFGDRIITHKYDLYSLGVIITEILTGRKGYSDVDEVLESWSNRLEKSQRQQVRVCTEIALQCTERSPKRRPTSTQYVVDRLTETESTGTMDLLDVYLVELHFPVEPDTDEHAVFRLMKKSTKPWRCFASLPVYGIVPPKSTTYTLVVTAQQQETLPEETECDLILQSSLSGDKSIPTLRDQSKYDKFFDEAKESGNAVCEVMLKTVFASQGPTTSEPTISRRLKDQWIISLKNTHGMLCSLDAQTTEPCIVTSHQHGDVCVWNYDPQRRTDSFNVSKESIMPSYSLSNKVHSVKVISRKKWFVAGTSDGVIHVYNYDNKIQKLRSFRAASDCFITSMAVHPTHPYVLSSAHRDMKLWDWDNGWDCTQSFVQEHSDTIQQVAFNPVDSNIFASASDDHTVKVWSIDSPESKYTLSGHQDKVNCLNFFTCNDRQYLITGSDDHTAKIWDMEEKACVHTMQAFVSPVISVMAFPDSSYLITGSRDGSVHFWSSSEFSDFCMVPRLERIVNFGSGGAIWGLGCFMGSRRIVIGQEYTVSIMAIDNEDEPFASEDSNENPI; this is encoded by the exons ATGGATCGCCAAGCTAGTGCGCGAATCGACCTGGAGTGTATGCTGTTGGATGAAACCAAAGAGCCGAGGGCTCTACCGCTGCCACTCCTCGAAGACATCACAAAGAGTTTCTCCGCTGACCATGAAATTGGACGTGGCGGATTCGCGGTGGTTTATCAG GGAATCCTTGACAATGGCATGGTCGCTGTGAAGAAGCTGTCCAACACGTATTTGTATGAGAATAAATTCCAGACGGAGATTCAATGTCTGATGAAGGTGAAGCACAGAAATGTTGTACGATTTTTAGGATATTGCTGCGACACACAAGGTCAAGTAGCCACGCATGAAGGAAATTTTGTCATGGCTGACATACAAGAAAGATTACTCTGCTTTGAGTTTCTACCCAAGGGGGATCTTTCCAACTATATCTCCG ATGCGTCCAGTGGACTTGAATGGAGAGACCGCTACAAAATAATAAAAGGAATCTGCCAAGGATTGGATTACCTTCACAGAAATGATATTGTTCACCTTGATCTTAAGCCGGCAAATATCCTCATGGATGCTAAAATGGTGCCGAAAATTGGTGACTTTGGCCTATCGAGGTGCTTTCAGGAAGAGCAAACCCGCACTATTGCTACAACATTTGCTGGAAGCCT TGGATATCTAGCACCAGAATTCGGCGACCGCATAATTACACATAAATATGACTTGTACAGTCTTGGAGTAATAATCACAGAGATACTGACCGGACGAAAAGGTTATAGTGATGTTGATGAA GTACTTGAAAGTTGGAGCAATAGGTTGGAGAAATCACAGAGACAACAAGTAAGAGTATGCACTGAGATAGCATTACAGTGCACTGAACGCAGTCCTAAGAGAAGGCCAACTAGTACGCAATATGTAGTTGATAGGCTTACTGAAACAGAAAGCACGGGAACAATG GATCTACTTGACGTCTACCTTGTCGAGCTTCACTTCCCTGTCGAACCCGACACAGATGAACATGCAGTATTCAGGCTTATGAAGAAGAGCACCAAGCCTTGGCGTTGCTTCGCAAGTCTCCCAGTATATGGAATTGTACCTCCCAAGTCCACTACTTACACTCTCGTTGTTACAGCACAACAACAAGAGACGCTACCAGAAGAAACGGAGTGCGATCTGATCCTGCAGAGTAGTCTATCAGGGGATAAAAGCATCCCTACTTTGAGGGACCAATCTAAGTATGACAAGTTTTTCGACGAAGCTAAAGAGTCAGGGAATGCAGTGTGTGAGGTGATGCTGAAAACTGTTTTTGCTTCGCAAGGACCGACAACATCAGAG CCGACAATCTCAAGAAGACTAAAG GATCAATGGATCATATCCCTGAAGAATACTCATGGCATGCTGTGCTCCCTTGATGCACAGACCACCGAGCCATG CATTGTAACAAGTCATCAGCACGGAGATGTTTGCGTATGGAACTATGACCCGCAG AGACGGACAGATTCATTTAATGTCTCAAAGGAGTCAATCATGCCTTCTTACTCATTGTCTAATAAAG TTCATTCTGTTAAGGTTATCTCAAGAAAGAAATGGTTTGTGGCTGGGACATCTGATGGTGTGATCCATGTGTACAATTACGACAACAAAATACAAAAACTCAGGAGTTTCAGAGCCGCCAGTGATTGCTTCATCACATCAATGGCCGTCCATCCAACCCATCCATATGTATTGTCATCGGCTCATCGTGATATGAAGCTCTGGGACTGGGACAACGGCTGGGACTGCACACAATCATTCGTGCAGGAACATTCCGATACTATACAGCAAGTCGCATTTAACCCAGTGGACTCCAATATCTTTGCAAGTGCTTCAGATGATCACACAGTAAAG GTTTGGAGCATCGATTCTCCTGAATCAAAATATACTTTGTCTGGGCATCAGGACAAAGTGAACTGTCTCAATTTCTTCACATGTAATGATCGACAATATTTGATTACTGGCTCTGATGACCACACAGCTAAG ATATGGGACATGGAGGAAAAGGCTTGTGTTCATACGATGCAAGCTTTCGTGTCTCCAGTAATTTCTGTCATGGCCTTTCCCGATAGCTCATATCTAATTACAGGTTCAAGAGATGGCTCTGTTCATTTCTGGAGCTCCAGTGAATTCAG TGATTTCTGCATGGTTCCTAGGCTGGAGAGAATCGTTAACTTTGGCTCTGGTGGAGCTATTTGGGGTCTCGGATGTTTCATGGGGTCAAGAAG
- the LOC123063218 gene encoding uncharacterized protein isoform X1, with protein MDRQASARIDLECMLLDETKEPRALPLPLLEDITKSFSADHEIGRGGFAVVYQGILDNGMVAVKKLSNTYLYENKFQTEIQCLMKVKHRNVVRFLGYCCDTQGQVATHEGNFVMADIQERLLCFEFLPKGDLSNYISGRATIFLAKDYLVHEHSYTVLHSMSCTNYSLNIKDFIPDTKPPFLCPIYVDASSGLEWRDRYKIIKGICQGLDYLHRNDIVHLDLKPANILMDAKMVPKIGDFGLSRCFQEEQTRTIATTFAGSLGYLAPEFGDRIITHKYDLYSLGVIITEILTGRKGYSDVDEVLESWSNRLEKSQRQQVRVCTEIALQCTERSPKRRPTSTQYVVDRLTETESTGTMDLLDVYLVELHFPVEPDTDEHAVFRLMKKSTKPWRCFASLPVYGIVPPKSTTYTLVVTAQQQETLPEETECDLILQSSLSGDKSIPTLRDQSKYDKFFDEAKESGNAVCEVMLKTVFASQGPTTSEPTISRRLKDQWIISLKNTHGMLCSLDAQTTEPCIVTSHQHGDVCVWNYDPQRRTDSFNVSKESIMPSYSLSNKVHSVKVISRKKWFVAGTSDGVIHVYNYDNKIQKLRSFRAASDCFITSMAVHPTHPYVLSSAHRDMKLWDWDNGWDCTQSFVQEHSDTIQQVAFNPVDSNIFASASDDHTVKVWSIDSPESKYTLSGHQDKVNCLNFFTCNDRQYLITGSDDHTAKIWDMEEKACVHTMQAFVSPVISVMAFPDSSYLITGSRDGSVHFWSSSEFSDFCMVPRLERIVNFGSGGAIWGLGCFMGSRRIVIGQEYTVSIMAIDNEDEPFASEDSNENPI; from the exons ATGGATCGCCAAGCTAGTGCGCGAATCGACCTGGAGTGTATGCTGTTGGATGAAACCAAAGAGCCGAGGGCTCTACCGCTGCCACTCCTCGAAGACATCACAAAGAGTTTCTCCGCTGACCATGAAATTGGACGTGGCGGATTCGCGGTGGTTTATCAG GGAATCCTTGACAATGGCATGGTCGCTGTGAAGAAGCTGTCCAACACGTATTTGTATGAGAATAAATTCCAGACGGAGATTCAATGTCTGATGAAGGTGAAGCACAGAAATGTTGTACGATTTTTAGGATATTGCTGCGACACACAAGGTCAAGTAGCCACGCATGAAGGAAATTTTGTCATGGCTGACATACAAGAAAGATTACTCTGCTTTGAGTTTCTACCCAAGGGGGATCTTTCCAACTATATCTCCGGTAGGGCCACAATTTTCCTTGCTAAAGATTATTTGGTTCATGAACATTCATACACAGTTTTACATTCCATGTCATGTACTAACTACAGTTTGAATATCAAGGACTTCATTCCAGATACTAAACCACCTTTCTTGTGTCCAATTTATGTAGATGCGTCCAGTGGACTTGAATGGAGAGACCGCTACAAAATAATAAAAGGAATCTGCCAAGGATTGGATTACCTTCACAGAAATGATATTGTTCACCTTGATCTTAAGCCGGCAAATATCCTCATGGATGCTAAAATGGTGCCGAAAATTGGTGACTTTGGCCTATCGAGGTGCTTTCAGGAAGAGCAAACCCGCACTATTGCTACAACATTTGCTGGAAGCCT TGGATATCTAGCACCAGAATTCGGCGACCGCATAATTACACATAAATATGACTTGTACAGTCTTGGAGTAATAATCACAGAGATACTGACCGGACGAAAAGGTTATAGTGATGTTGATGAA GTACTTGAAAGTTGGAGCAATAGGTTGGAGAAATCACAGAGACAACAAGTAAGAGTATGCACTGAGATAGCATTACAGTGCACTGAACGCAGTCCTAAGAGAAGGCCAACTAGTACGCAATATGTAGTTGATAGGCTTACTGAAACAGAAAGCACGGGAACAATG GATCTACTTGACGTCTACCTTGTCGAGCTTCACTTCCCTGTCGAACCCGACACAGATGAACATGCAGTATTCAGGCTTATGAAGAAGAGCACCAAGCCTTGGCGTTGCTTCGCAAGTCTCCCAGTATATGGAATTGTACCTCCCAAGTCCACTACTTACACTCTCGTTGTTACAGCACAACAACAAGAGACGCTACCAGAAGAAACGGAGTGCGATCTGATCCTGCAGAGTAGTCTATCAGGGGATAAAAGCATCCCTACTTTGAGGGACCAATCTAAGTATGACAAGTTTTTCGACGAAGCTAAAGAGTCAGGGAATGCAGTGTGTGAGGTGATGCTGAAAACTGTTTTTGCTTCGCAAGGACCGACAACATCAGAG CCGACAATCTCAAGAAGACTAAAG GATCAATGGATCATATCCCTGAAGAATACTCATGGCATGCTGTGCTCCCTTGATGCACAGACCACCGAGCCATG CATTGTAACAAGTCATCAGCACGGAGATGTTTGCGTATGGAACTATGACCCGCAG AGACGGACAGATTCATTTAATGTCTCAAAGGAGTCAATCATGCCTTCTTACTCATTGTCTAATAAAG TTCATTCTGTTAAGGTTATCTCAAGAAAGAAATGGTTTGTGGCTGGGACATCTGATGGTGTGATCCATGTGTACAATTACGACAACAAAATACAAAAACTCAGGAGTTTCAGAGCCGCCAGTGATTGCTTCATCACATCAATGGCCGTCCATCCAACCCATCCATATGTATTGTCATCGGCTCATCGTGATATGAAGCTCTGGGACTGGGACAACGGCTGGGACTGCACACAATCATTCGTGCAGGAACATTCCGATACTATACAGCAAGTCGCATTTAACCCAGTGGACTCCAATATCTTTGCAAGTGCTTCAGATGATCACACAGTAAAG GTTTGGAGCATCGATTCTCCTGAATCAAAATATACTTTGTCTGGGCATCAGGACAAAGTGAACTGTCTCAATTTCTTCACATGTAATGATCGACAATATTTGATTACTGGCTCTGATGACCACACAGCTAAG ATATGGGACATGGAGGAAAAGGCTTGTGTTCATACGATGCAAGCTTTCGTGTCTCCAGTAATTTCTGTCATGGCCTTTCCCGATAGCTCATATCTAATTACAGGTTCAAGAGATGGCTCTGTTCATTTCTGGAGCTCCAGTGAATTCAG TGATTTCTGCATGGTTCCTAGGCTGGAGAGAATCGTTAACTTTGGCTCTGGTGGAGCTATTTGGGGTCTCGGATGTTTCATGGGGTCAAGAAG